The Ignavibacteria bacterium genome contains the following window.
ATGTATTAAGCGGCTTGAAAAAAGAGATTAATAAAATTGACAGACTTTTAGATTATAACTATTTAAATCAAAAAATTTTATTGCCTGCATTGGATTTTGCATTGGAAAGAAAATATATCACAGAAAATGAGTATAAAGTTTTATTAGTCGCAGCAAAAAAACAAGTAATACAGGCTGGAGATTTAAAATCCCTTTTTCCGAATAAATTACCAGCTGAAATTTCAAGAATTATTAGAAGATTAAGAGAAAAAAGAATGCTTCAACCTGAAAACAGAAATACCAGAAAATATATATTGAAATTTGAAAATAATTTTTTGTTACGTGGAATAATAGAAATGTTAGACAAAGAAAATTTCTTACCAATTCCTATTAATGAATAACTATGCTTTACGAAACTTTTAATTCATTAAAAGAAGCGCATGGACAGGATTATTTTACATCACGGGTTGGTGATGAGATAGTTCAGAATCTCAATCCAAGGTTTGAGTTGCGTGAGTATCAGAAAGAAGCCATTGGCAGGTTTGATTTTTATATAACTGAATATCGGCAAAGGAGATTGCCTTCTCATCTTCTATTTCATATGGCTACAGGTTCTGGTAAAACTCTTATTATGGCTGCAAATATTTTGCAACTTTATAAGAGGGGATATCGAAATTTTATATTTTTTGTTAATAGTGTAAATATCATTGAGAAAACACGGGATAATTTCTTAAATCCTTTATCAGAAAAGTATCTTTTTGCTCCCAAAATCAAGTTTGGTGAAAAAGAAGTTCTTATAAAAGAGGTTCAAAATTTTGAGGGTGTTAATTCAGATAACATAAATATAATTTTTACTACAATTCAGGGATTGCATACCAGGCTAAATCAACCAAGAGAGAATGTTTTAACCGAAGAAGATTTTGAAGGAAAAGATATTGTCTTAATTTCAGATGAAGCACATCATTTGCAAACATTAACCAGAAACAATAAAAATGAAAAGGAAATTGAAAAAAGCTGGGAATACACAGTTTTAAAAAGAATATTTGAAAAAAATCGAAAAAATATCTTATTAGAGTTTACTGCTACTGTTGATTTAAATAACCCTGATATCAGAAATAAATATCAGGATAAGCTTATATTTCAATACGATTTAAAACAATTCAGACTGGACAAGTATTCAAAAGAGATAGAAGTTCTTCAAGCATCTTTAGAGCCAATTGATAGGGCTTTACAGGCAGTTATTTTGAGTCAGTATCGCAGAAAAATTGCTGAAAAGCATAAGATACTCTTGAAACCTGTTATTCTTTTTAAATCAAAGAGTATTAAAGAATCAAAAGAGAATTATGAAAAATTCTTAACTAAGATTAAAAATCTTTCCTTAAAAGATATTGAAAAGATAAAATCAAGGTCATCTGGAACTGATCTGGGAAAGGCGTTTGAATATTTTGATAAAGAAAAAATAACACTTGATAATTTAATTAATGAATTAAAGATAGATTTCTCTGAAGAAAAGATTATGCTTTTGGATTCTGAGAATATTGATGAAGAGAAACAATTAAAACTTAATTCCCTTGAAAATCCAAACAATGAAATAAGAGCTATTTTTGCGGTCAATATGCTTAACGAAGGCTGGGATGTATTGAATTTATTCGATATTGTCAGATTGTATGATACACGGGACGGCAAAACTTTAAGAGATGGTACATATATTCCAGGCTCGACGACAATGAGCGAAGCACAATTAATAGGAAGAGGGGCAAGGTATTTCCCATTTGTTATACAAAATAATGATGATATGTATCGAAGAAAATTTGATGATGATCTTGATAATGAATTGAGAATAATTGAAACTTTACATTATCATTGTAAACATAATCCAAAATACATTTTTGAAATAAAGCAGACACTCACACAAATTGGAATTTTGCCTGAAAAGACATTTCAATATGACTTATTTGTTAAACCAGAAATAAAAAATAAAAATATTTGGAAAAGGGGATATATTTTTCAAAACGAAAGGCAAAAGAGGGATCGATCTGAAATTTTTAGTTTAAATGATATTCATATTAAAAATGAATATTATTACGAATTCCCCACTGGTCAAATTGAAGAAAGTTTTTTGTTCGATGAACAAAATGTTATTAAATCAAAAACTAATGTAACCGAAATTTATCTTAATTTTCTTGATCTTGGTATAAATTTAATAAGAGCAGGAATGGATTATCTTGAATTTTATCGTTTCAATAATCTTAAAAGATATTTCCCAAATATTAATTCGATTAATGATTTTATTTTAGATAATAACTATCTGTCAGGAATAAAGGTTAAGATTAAAGGTCCAGATTTTAGAATTAATGAATTAACACAAAAAGATAAACTAAATATAGTTTTGTATGTTTTGACAAGTATTTCGGAAAAACTCATTACAACTGATTCAGAGTATAGAGGAACGAAAGAATTTAAACCATACGAAATAAGTAAAGTCTTCTTTGATAGAAAAGTAAAGTATGATGTTTCAAATGCAGGTGGAATTAATCTTATTAGTTTCAATTATGATTGGTTTGCACAGACAAGTTTTTATGGTACATCCGAAGAAAGAAATTTTCTTGAATTTATATCAAGATTTATAAAAGAGTTAAAAAAGAAATATAAAGAAGTATTTTTATTTAGAAATGAAAGGTATGTTAAGATATATAATTTTGATGATG
Protein-coding sequences here:
- a CDS encoding DEAD/DEAH box helicase family protein, whose amino-acid sequence is MLYETFNSLKEAHGQDYFTSRVGDEIVQNLNPRFELREYQKEAIGRFDFYITEYRQRRLPSHLLFHMATGSGKTLIMAANILQLYKRGYRNFIFFVNSVNIIEKTRDNFLNPLSEKYLFAPKIKFGEKEVLIKEVQNFEGVNSDNINIIFTTIQGLHTRLNQPRENVLTEEDFEGKDIVLISDEAHHLQTLTRNNKNEKEIEKSWEYTVLKRIFEKNRKNILLEFTATVDLNNPDIRNKYQDKLIFQYDLKQFRLDKYSKEIEVLQASLEPIDRALQAVILSQYRRKIAEKHKILLKPVILFKSKSIKESKENYEKFLTKIKNLSLKDIEKIKSRSSGTDLGKAFEYFDKEKITLDNLINELKIDFSEEKIMLLDSENIDEEKQLKLNSLENPNNEIRAIFAVNMLNEGWDVLNLFDIVRLYDTRDGKTLRDGTYIPGSTTMSEAQLIGRGARYFPFVIQNNDDMYRRKFDDDLDNELRIIETLHYHCKHNPKYIFEIKQTLTQIGILPEKTFQYDLFVKPEIKNKNIWKRGYIFQNERQKRDRSEIFSLNDIHIKNEYYYEFPTGQIEESFLFDEQNVIKSKTNVTEIYLNFLDLGINLIRAGMDYLEFYRFNNLKRYFPNINSINDFILDNNYLSGIKVKIKGPDFRINELTQKDKLNIVLYVLTSISEKLITTDSEYRGTKEFKPYEISKVFFDRKVKYDVSNAGGINLISFNYDWFAQTSFYGTSEERNFLEFISRFIKELKKKYKEVFLFRNERYVKIYNFDDGSAFEPDFILFLVEKQKSSRGSKKRYKSTKNERIISYQIFIEPKGDLFLDANGTFEHSKEGWKEKFLLRLENEAEIFLEFQNSEYKLLGLPFYNQQLEERFREFFEQKLLSR